Proteins from a genomic interval of Neodiprion lecontei isolate iyNeoLeco1 chromosome 2, iyNeoLeco1.1, whole genome shotgun sequence:
- the LOC107227916 gene encoding uncharacterized protein LOC107227916 produces the protein MKNFAYIIILASLATAINGKAVPKALAVLTKGLHRECASETKVPEAVITKGQNGEFSDQPEFKCYLKCLLAKLDLISESSEVDYDGMIRMLSPDIKETGTKMINDCRGTTGMDSCDTAYNLNTCLYNSNPVEYFLV, from the exons ATGAAAAACTTCgcttacataattattttagcCTCATTGGCAACTGCGATCAACGGCAAA GCAGTTCCTAAGGCTTTGGCTGTGCTTACGAAAGGCTTGCACAGAGAGTGCGCCTCCGAGACAAAAGTTCCAGAAG CTGTGATTACTAAGGGACAAAACGGAGAATTCTCTGACCAACCGGAGTTCAAGTGCTATCTGAAATGCTTGTTGGCAAAATTAGATTTG ATATCAGAATCCAGCGAAGTAGATTACGACGGAATGATCAGGATGCTTTCACCAGATATTAAGGAAACTGGCACTAAAATGATCAACGATTGTCGCGGTACAA cCGGAATGGACAGCTGCGACACTGCTTATAATCTGAACACTTGCTTGTACAACTCAAATCCAGTG gaATACTTTCTCGTATAG